A genomic segment from Vagococcus zengguangii encodes:
- a CDS encoding ABC transporter permease, giving the protein MLREENKMTSKTKKLSIGSLGPLLALAILVVVVSILNPNFLTPNNLLNLLRQVSINALIAFGMSFVIITGGIDLSVGSTLALTGALTAGLIANGINPALAMLIGMIAGAILGMINGLLITKGNMAPFIATLATMTIYRGATLVYTDGNPITGIGDSFLFQFVGRGYLFGIPFPIVVMLVAFILLYILLHKTAFGKKTFAVGGNIKAAQIAGVKSDKVQTLIYTISGLMASISGIVLTSRLNSAQPTAGQAFEMDAIAAVVLGGTSLSGGKGRLVGTLIGALIIGTINNGLNLLGVSSFYQQIVKGLVIIVAVLLDRKKK; this is encoded by the coding sequence ATGCTACGGGAGGAAAATAAAATGACAAGTAAAACAAAAAAACTATCAATTGGATCACTTGGTCCGTTATTAGCACTCGCGATTTTAGTGGTCGTCGTCTCAATTTTAAATCCTAATTTTTTAACACCTAATAATTTATTAAATTTACTAAGACAAGTTTCAATCAATGCGTTAATTGCTTTCGGAATGAGTTTTGTTATTATAACAGGTGGGATTGATTTATCGGTAGGTTCAACTTTAGCTTTAACAGGGGCCTTAACAGCAGGGTTAATTGCCAATGGTATTAATCCGGCACTGGCGATGTTAATCGGAATGATCGCTGGAGCTATTCTAGGAATGATTAATGGTTTATTGATTACTAAAGGTAACATGGCACCATTTATTGCAACTTTAGCAACTATGACTATTTATCGTGGTGCGACGTTGGTTTATACAGATGGCAATCCAATTACAGGTATTGGCGATAGTTTCTTATTCCAATTTGTCGGTAGAGGCTATTTATTCGGTATTCCTTTCCCTATTGTGGTGATGTTAGTAGCGTTTATTCTTTTATATATTTTGTTGCACAAAACAGCATTTGGTAAAAAAACATTTGCCGTTGGGGGAAATATTAAAGCAGCTCAAATTGCAGGGGTAAAAAGCGATAAAGTCCAAACATTGATTTACACGATTTCAGGTTTAATGGCGTCAATTTCAGGTATTGTGCTAACGTCACGTTTAAACTCAGCGCAACCAACGGCTGGTCAGGCATTCGAGATGGACGCAATCGCAGCAGTTGTTTTGGGTGGTACTAGTTTATCAGGTGGTAAAGGCCGTTTAGTCGGAACATTAATTGGGGCTTTAATAATTGGAACAATTAATAACGGTTTAAATTTATTAGGGGTTTCAAGTTTCTATCAACAAATCGTTAAAGGCTTAGTTATTATTGTTGCAGTGTTATTGGATAGAAAGAAAAAATAA
- a CDS encoding sugar ABC transporter ATP-binding protein, producing the protein MKINMQGISKAFGANKVLEAVDFDLKDGEIHALMGENGAGKSTLMNILTGYHKKDSGSIKIDGEEKVFSNPKEAEEFGITFIHQEMNTLTNMSVLENMFLNKEIRKGFGLLDTKKMSEQAQEIFKQMNVTFDLNQLVGELSVGEQQILEIAKALLANGKIIIMDEPTAALSEREISHLFKIVRKLKADGVSMVYISHRMEEIFELCDRITVMRDGISVSTYQISEVGVNQIVKDMVGRDINDFYPQKDNPIGDVKFKVEDLSSDRVKNISFDVREGEILGFSGLMGAGRTEIMRAIFGIDKKDSGRLFLNGQEIHVNSPSQAIEKGIGFLTENRKEEGLVLDFSLKDNVVLPSVEQFNKKGVLDNKTMDEFVELLLKRLTVKMENSDVPASSLSGGNQQKVVMAKWIGIGPQVLILDEPTRGVDVGAKREIYLLMNELAERGVAIIMVSSDLPEVLGVSDRILVVHEGKINGELMKDEATQERIMHYATGGK; encoded by the coding sequence ATGAAAATTAATATGCAAGGCATTAGCAAAGCATTTGGTGCTAACAAAGTCTTAGAAGCTGTTGATTTTGATTTGAAAGATGGAGAAATTCACGCCTTAATGGGAGAGAATGGGGCTGGAAAATCAACTTTGATGAATATCTTAACCGGATATCACAAAAAAGACAGTGGGAGCATCAAAATAGATGGGGAAGAGAAAGTTTTTTCAAACCCTAAAGAAGCCGAAGAATTTGGAATCACGTTTATTCATCAAGAAATGAATACGCTTACGAACATGAGTGTTTTGGAAAATATGTTCTTGAATAAAGAAATCAGAAAAGGCTTTGGACTACTTGATACAAAAAAAATGAGTGAACAAGCGCAAGAGATTTTCAAACAAATGAATGTCACGTTTGATTTGAATCAATTAGTGGGTGAATTATCCGTTGGAGAGCAACAAATTTTGGAAATCGCCAAAGCATTATTAGCTAACGGCAAGATCATTATTATGGATGAACCAACCGCTGCCTTATCAGAACGTGAAATTAGTCATTTATTCAAGATTGTTCGTAAGTTGAAAGCTGATGGCGTTTCGATGGTATACATTTCTCACCGAATGGAAGAAATTTTTGAGCTGTGTGACCGAATAACTGTTATGCGTGACGGTATTTCAGTTAGTACCTATCAAATAAGTGAGGTTGGAGTTAATCAAATTGTTAAAGACATGGTAGGTCGAGATATCAACGATTTCTATCCACAAAAAGATAATCCAATCGGAGATGTGAAGTTTAAAGTAGAAGATTTATCATCAGATCGCGTAAAAAATATAAGTTTTGACGTTCGTGAAGGTGAAATTTTAGGCTTCTCAGGTTTAATGGGAGCGGGTCGTACCGAAATCATGCGTGCAATTTTTGGCATTGATAAAAAAGATAGTGGTCGATTATTTTTAAACGGTCAAGAAATTCATGTTAATTCACCTAGTCAAGCCATTGAAAAAGGTATTGGCTTCCTTACTGAAAATCGTAAAGAAGAAGGATTGGTTCTAGATTTTTCTTTGAAAGACAATGTGGTGTTACCGTCTGTTGAGCAGTTTAATAAAAAAGGTGTGCTAGATAATAAAACGATGGATGAATTTGTTGAACTACTGTTGAAACGTTTGACAGTGAAAATGGAAAATAGTGACGTGCCTGCTTCATCATTATCAGGTGGTAACCAACAAAAGGTTGTCATGGCAAAATGGATAGGAATTGGCCCACAGGTTTTAATTTTAGATGAACCAACACGTGGAGTAGATGTCGGTGCGAAACGGGAGATTTATTTATTAATGAATGAATTAGCAGAACGAGGGGTAGCTATCATTATGGTGTCAAGTGATCTGCCGGAAGTTTTAGGTGTTAGTGACCGAATCCTGGTGGTCCATGAAGGTAAAATTAATGGTGAATTAATGAAAGATGAAGCAACTCAAGAACGAATTATGCATTATGCTACGGGAGGAAAATAA
- the rbsD gene encoding D-ribose pyranase, with product MKKNGLLNSEISKILDDLRHTDQIVIGDCGLPVPNGVKQIDLSLKLGVPKFLDVLELIINEMQVEQAIIATEISDNNPEVEAKIKATNLPLDYVNHERFKELTKEAKVIIRTGEATPYANIILQSGVIF from the coding sequence ATGAAAAAAAATGGTTTATTGAATTCAGAAATTTCAAAAATATTAGATGATTTGCGCCATACCGATCAAATCGTTATTGGAGATTGCGGTTTGCCAGTTCCGAACGGTGTTAAACAAATCGATTTGTCACTAAAGCTAGGTGTTCCTAAGTTTTTAGACGTACTAGAATTAATTATAAATGAAATGCAAGTTGAACAGGCAATTATTGCCACTGAAATTAGTGATAATAATCCTGAAGTTGAAGCGAAAATCAAGGCAACTAATCTACCTCTTGACTATGTTAATCATGAAAGGTTTAAAGAGTTAACAAAAGAGGCAAAAGTGATTATTCGTACCGGGGAAGCAACACCATATGCAAATATTATTTTACAATCTGGCGTAATTTTTTAG
- the rbsK gene encoding ribokinase: protein MKKIAVIGSLSTDFVVTTNIIPEQGETVVGKEFATFYGGKGANQAIATSRSGIETYMVGAVGDDNFGENLLSNLIHNHIDTSMVKVVKDMSSGVAIIQVHQGDNRIVIVEGSNGKNEIADIDNHSDLLKEMDLFVIQNEIPVEVIEYVIEFAHQAGIPTLYNPAPIKAINPELLNKVSYITPNEHEFEALFTNQSLEEALAMHPNKLVVTLGSKGAVYHDGKQVVLVEQEPVDNVVDTTGAGDTFNGYFASGILKGLSIEEAIKLGNRAAGLAIQKKGAQNGIPKIDEV from the coding sequence ATGAAGAAAATAGCGGTTATTGGTAGCTTATCAACAGATTTTGTTGTAACCACTAATATCATTCCTGAGCAAGGAGAAACAGTAGTTGGAAAAGAATTTGCGACGTTCTATGGAGGGAAAGGAGCAAATCAAGCCATCGCAACTAGCCGGTCAGGCATTGAAACTTATATGGTAGGTGCGGTCGGAGATGATAATTTTGGTGAAAATCTATTATCGAATTTAATACATAATCATATCGATACCTCAATGGTTAAAGTAGTAAAGGATATGAGCAGTGGTGTTGCCATCATTCAAGTTCATCAAGGGGACAATCGTATTGTGATTGTCGAAGGTTCAAATGGTAAAAATGAAATTGCTGACATTGATAATCATTCTGATTTATTAAAAGAAATGGACTTATTTGTTATTCAAAATGAAATACCGGTTGAAGTGATTGAATATGTGATTGAATTTGCCCATCAAGCAGGGATTCCAACACTATACAATCCAGCACCGATTAAAGCGATTAATCCTGAGCTTTTAAATAAAGTGAGTTACATTACACCAAACGAACATGAATTTGAAGCGCTATTTACAAATCAAAGTTTAGAAGAGGCGCTAGCCATGCATCCTAATAAATTAGTAGTAACATTAGGTTCAAAGGGTGCTGTATACCATGATGGTAAGCAAGTTGTTCTGGTTGAACAAGAGCCAGTTGACAATGTTGTCGATACAACAGGCGCTGGTGACACATTTAATGGTTATTTTGCGAGTGGCATTTTAAAGGGGTTAAGTATTGAAGAAGCAATTAAACTAGGTAATCGAGCAGCTGGTTTGGCAATACAAAAGAAAGGTGCTCAAAACGGGATTCCTAAGATTGATGAGGTATAA
- a CDS encoding LacI family DNA-binding transcriptional regulator → MATIKEVAHHAGVSVASVSRYMNKNGYVSEETSHKIARAIEELQYVPNEVARSLFQKTSKLIGVIFPDIANPYFPLVAKGIEEELTKNGLLMILANTADSVEAMERYVTTFNQNNVSGVITAVSLPEKLHAKMKIVGIDRVYDGDFPKVLSDDYGGGQLIAEQVLKTAFKKILILPGNLNIPSSAARFEGLMNKFKNERVDYSVIELNSYNNDNIEKSIAKIEKYFLKYDTIIAANDYLALNLMKRAQALGIKIPEQLQIIGYDGIVFSDLVTPSLTTVEQSAYKIGQEAARQMISLLNSPEKSYPDRTFIPVKFKKGATLRI, encoded by the coding sequence ATGGCAACAATTAAAGAAGTAGCACATCATGCGGGCGTATCAGTTGCATCAGTTTCAAGATATATGAATAAAAACGGCTATGTGAGTGAAGAAACTAGTCATAAAATTGCACGAGCTATTGAAGAATTGCAATATGTTCCAAACGAGGTAGCCAGATCACTATTTCAAAAAACTTCTAAGTTGATTGGTGTTATTTTTCCCGACATTGCAAATCCGTATTTCCCACTAGTAGCTAAGGGCATTGAGGAAGAACTAACTAAAAATGGTTTATTAATGATTTTAGCCAATACTGCTGATTCAGTTGAAGCAATGGAACGATATGTGACAACTTTTAATCAAAATAATGTAAGTGGCGTCATCACAGCGGTGTCATTACCAGAAAAATTACATGCCAAAATGAAAATTGTTGGAATTGACCGGGTGTATGATGGCGATTTTCCTAAAGTTTTATCAGATGACTATGGCGGTGGCCAACTTATCGCCGAACAAGTATTAAAAACGGCTTTCAAAAAAATCTTAATATTACCAGGTAACCTTAATATCCCAAGTTCTGCAGCCCGTTTTGAAGGGTTAATGAATAAATTTAAGAACGAACGAGTGGACTACAGTGTGATTGAACTGAATTCTTATAATAATGACAATATAGAGAAATCAATTGCCAAAATTGAAAAATATTTTTTGAAATACGATACGATTATTGCAGCAAATGACTATTTGGCGCTTAATTTAATGAAACGAGCGCAAGCTTTAGGTATTAAAATTCCTGAGCAACTCCAAATAATTGGTTATGACGGAATAGTTTTTTCTGATTTAGTGACTCCGTCTTTAACAACGGTAGAACAATCAGCCTACAAAATTGGTCAAGAAGCTGCTAGACAGATGATTTCATTGCTTAATAGTCCGGAAAAAAGCTATCCAGACCGTACATTTATTCCTGTTAAATTTAAAAAAGGTGCAACACTTCGCATTTAA
- a CDS encoding cysteine hydrolase family protein encodes MKALINIDYTYDFVADDGKLTTGKPGQAIEEAITNLTRDFIEAGDFVVFPIDGHDEQDTYHPEMKLFPPHNIIGTSGRDLYGSLKAVYEENQDKDNVYWIDKRHYSAFSGTDLDIRLRERQITELHLVGVCTDICVLHTAIDAYNLGYKIVIHQEAVASFNPTGHAWALEHFKGTLGAEVI; translated from the coding sequence ATGAAAGCATTAATTAATATTGATTATACGTATGACTTTGTGGCAGATGACGGTAAGTTAACAACCGGGAAACCAGGTCAGGCGATTGAAGAGGCGATTACTAATTTAACGCGTGACTTTATTGAAGCTGGCGATTTTGTTGTTTTTCCAATTGATGGTCATGATGAACAAGACACGTATCATCCTGAGATGAAGTTGTTTCCACCGCATAATATAATTGGAACATCTGGCCGTGACTTATACGGTAGCTTGAAAGCTGTTTATGAAGAAAATCAAGATAAAGACAATGTCTATTGGATTGATAAACGCCATTATTCGGCTTTTAGTGGTACAGACTTAGATATTCGTTTGCGCGAACGTCAAATTACAGAGCTGCATTTAGTAGGTGTTTGTACGGATATTTGCGTGCTACATACCGCGATTGATGCGTATAACTTAGGGTATAAAATTGTTATTCATCAAGAGGCAGTCGCAAGCTTTAATCCGACTGGTCATGCGTGGGCGTTGGAGCATTTTAAAGGAACATTGGGAGCAGAGGTTATTTAA
- a CDS encoding 5'-methylthioadenosine/adenosylhomocysteine nucleosidase, translating into MKIGIIGAMAEEVIVLKEAMENMSSWQEAGNEFFQGTIAGNEVVVVQSGIGKVMSAMTATLLIHRYQVDVLLNTGSAGGVGEGLAIGDIVISTKLAYNDVDVTAFGYAKGQMAGMPLYYEADEQVIADLETASISEGLRVKRGLITTSDSFIASQDKIEGIKADFPDVLATEMEGAAIAQVATQYQVPFAVVRAISDVADEEASMSFDEFIIEAGKKSALVVIEFIKHYQK; encoded by the coding sequence ATGAAAATTGGAATTATTGGCGCAATGGCGGAAGAAGTCATTGTATTAAAAGAAGCTATGGAAAATATGTCAAGCTGGCAGGAAGCAGGTAATGAGTTTTTCCAAGGAACGATTGCAGGTAATGAAGTCGTTGTCGTGCAATCAGGTATTGGAAAAGTAATGTCAGCGATGACCGCAACCTTATTAATTCATCGTTATCAAGTCGATGTGTTATTAAATACCGGGTCAGCGGGCGGTGTTGGTGAAGGTCTTGCAATTGGTGATATTGTGATTTCAACTAAGTTAGCATACAATGACGTTGATGTGACGGCGTTTGGCTATGCTAAAGGACAAATGGCGGGGATGCCGCTTTATTACGAAGCAGATGAGCAAGTCATTGCCGATTTAGAAACTGCCTCAATTAGTGAAGGCTTACGTGTGAAACGTGGTTTAATTACAACTTCAGATAGTTTTATTGCTAGCCAAGATAAGATTGAGGGGATTAAAGCTGATTTCCCAGACGTTTTAGCAACTGAAATGGAAGGCGCAGCGATTGCGCAAGTGGCGACCCAATATCAAGTCCCGTTTGCGGTTGTTCGTGCGATTAGTGATGTAGCGGATGAAGAAGCTAGCATGAGTTTTGATGAATTTATCATTGAAGCAGGGAAAAAATCAGCGTTAGTGGTGATTGAATTTATTAAGCATTATCAAAAATAA
- the macP gene encoding cell wall synthase accessory phosphoprotein MacP yields the protein MSDKGPLITRSKLREMKREEEAANRKRDEALQKEYEEKEQAIVKRFKKEKKQVETVRGSRAATSSKIRQRSSFLTKAIIVVSILLIIVFYFIFFG from the coding sequence TTGAGTGACAAGGGACCATTAATTACGCGTAGTAAATTACGTGAAATGAAACGTGAAGAAGAAGCTGCCAATCGCAAACGCGATGAGGCTTTACAAAAAGAGTACGAAGAAAAAGAACAGGCGATTGTTAAACGCTTTAAGAAAGAAAAGAAACAAGTTGAAACGGTACGCGGAAGCCGCGCTGCAACAAGTAGTAAAATACGTCAACGTAGTAGCTTTTTAACGAAGGCCATTATAGTTGTTTCAATTTTGTTAATCATTGTTTTTTATTTTATATTTTTTGGATAA
- a CDS encoding NUDIX hydrolase: MREEDFYEKTLDRQTIFKGHVIEVALDEVSLADGTKAQRELVFHNGAVGVVAVTEQQELILVKQFRKPLERTLIEIPAGKIEKGETNPADVARRELEEETGMGCEKLEEIFDFVLSPGFSNERMVMYLATGLYPIAQPKAQDEDERIELMTVSLAEAFELMKRKEINDSKTIMALQYLALRTQ, translated from the coding sequence GTGCGTGAAGAAGATTTTTATGAAAAGACACTCGATCGTCAGACCATTTTCAAAGGGCATGTGATTGAAGTCGCGCTTGATGAAGTGTCACTAGCTGATGGTACAAAAGCGCAACGTGAATTAGTCTTTCATAACGGAGCGGTCGGGGTTGTGGCAGTGACGGAACAGCAGGAATTGATTTTAGTTAAACAATTTAGAAAACCATTAGAGCGTACCTTGATCGAAATACCAGCTGGTAAAATAGAAAAAGGTGAAACGAATCCGGCTGACGTGGCGCGTCGTGAACTAGAAGAAGAAACCGGCATGGGTTGTGAAAAGTTAGAAGAAATCTTTGATTTTGTTTTATCGCCGGGTTTTTCAAATGAACGCATGGTGATGTACCTGGCGACCGGCCTTTATCCGATAGCACAACCTAAAGCGCAGGATGAGGACGAACGCATTGAACTAATGACGGTCAGTTTAGCTGAAGCATTTGAGTTAATGAAACGTAAAGAAATTAATGATAGTAAGACTATTATGGCGTTACAGTATTTAGCATTAAGAACACAATAG
- a CDS encoding 5-bromo-4-chloroindolyl phosphate hydrolysis family protein: MKNKTLSLVLGGLVLIPLLAIFIDKLTEGRIFVAIVIGILMVRLMMKLFDILKRPKKNKATKVPVLSKEKAAHYEELGLNDQQVDFFRETMQTAKEQIEQLDKNMTSVTKLKAINLRTDAVKIAKSLFKRLADEPNKLHLADGFLYHHLPNILELTEKYIEINNHEVKTKTSYEALEKSATMIEKVAGLLLEDYERFVKDDMEELDVEISLAEQNISRTDDEPIDDIIKSATDELIKEELTDTEK, encoded by the coding sequence TTGAAAAATAAAACGTTGAGTCTCGTGCTAGGAGGTTTAGTGTTAATACCACTACTAGCCATATTTATTGATAAATTAACCGAAGGAAGAATCTTTGTCGCGATTGTAATTGGAATCTTAATGGTACGCTTAATGATGAAACTTTTTGACATTCTTAAAAGACCAAAGAAAAATAAAGCAACAAAAGTACCCGTTTTAAGTAAAGAAAAAGCTGCTCATTACGAGGAACTTGGCTTAAATGACCAGCAAGTTGATTTTTTCCGTGAAACGATGCAAACAGCAAAAGAACAAATTGAACAGTTAGATAAAAATATGACTAGCGTCACTAAGTTAAAAGCAATTAACTTACGTACTGATGCGGTTAAAATTGCAAAATCATTATTTAAACGTTTGGCTGATGAGCCAAATAAGTTACACTTAGCTGATGGTTTCTTATATCATCACCTACCAAATATTTTGGAATTAACTGAAAAATATATCGAAATTAACAACCACGAAGTCAAAACCAAAACTTCATATGAAGCCTTAGAAAAAAGTGCCACGATGATTGAAAAAGTTGCTGGCTTACTTTTAGAAGATTATGAGCGTTTTGTTAAAGATGACATGGAAGAATTAGATGTTGAAATTAGTTTAGCTGAACAAAACATCTCACGGACCGATGATGAACCAATCGATGATATAATTAAATCAGCAACAGATGAACTGATTAAAGAAGAATTAACTGACACTGAAAAATAA
- a CDS encoding toxic anion resistance protein yields the protein MTDKMKPVDSTLDDLLSNPFADPTDAAMQMVNSPDMQPAETTNQAPKLIDKLEPARQEQARQLAEQIDINDSQSVMAYGSAAQKKLGEFSHSMLAHVQNQDLGPVGDSLTELMYRLNETSPDELQAQERNVFKKMFGKVKQSIYEVTAKYQKIGAQIDKIAIKLDKEKNGLLSDNVMLEQLYHKNKDYFDALNIYIAAGELKKEELETTLIPEAMKKAEITGDQMDVQIVNDLTQFLDRLDKRTHDLALARQITIQQAPQIRLIQNTNQALAEKIQASINTAIPLWKNQVAISLTLLRQKDAVTSQRQVSETTNDLLKKNSEMLKQSTIETARENERGVVDIETLQKTQDDLIETIQETLRIQAEGKEKRRAAELELAVMEEELKHKLLEVSNK from the coding sequence ATGACTGATAAAATGAAACCTGTAGATTCAACCTTAGATGATTTATTAAGCAACCCGTTTGCTGATCCAACTGATGCAGCGATGCAAATGGTGAATAGCCCTGATATGCAACCTGCTGAAACGACTAACCAAGCACCAAAACTAATTGACAAATTAGAACCAGCACGTCAAGAACAAGCCCGTCAATTAGCCGAACAAATTGACATTAACGACTCACAATCGGTGATGGCTTACGGTTCTGCCGCACAAAAAAAATTAGGTGAATTCTCACATTCAATGTTAGCACATGTTCAAAACCAGGACTTAGGACCCGTTGGTGACTCATTAACTGAATTAATGTATCGTCTGAACGAAACCAGCCCTGATGAATTACAAGCGCAAGAACGTAATGTTTTCAAAAAAATGTTTGGTAAAGTGAAACAATCTATTTACGAAGTGACCGCTAAATATCAAAAAATCGGTGCGCAAATTGATAAAATTGCGATTAAATTAGACAAAGAAAAAAATGGCTTATTAAGTGATAACGTGATGCTTGAACAGCTTTACCACAAAAATAAAGACTATTTTGATGCCTTGAATATTTACATTGCCGCCGGAGAGTTGAAAAAAGAAGAATTAGAAACAACATTAATTCCTGAAGCCATGAAAAAAGCTGAAATAACTGGTGATCAAATGGATGTCCAAATCGTTAATGACTTAACACAATTTTTAGATCGCTTGGACAAACGTACCCATGATTTAGCTTTAGCGCGTCAAATTACGATTCAACAAGCCCCACAAATTCGTTTAATCCAAAATACAAACCAAGCCTTGGCTGAAAAAATTCAAGCGTCAATTAACACGGCGATTCCACTTTGGAAAAACCAAGTAGCGATTTCGTTGACTTTACTTCGTCAAAAAGACGCCGTAACATCACAACGTCAAGTATCCGAAACTACGAATGACTTATTGAAGAAAAACTCTGAAATGTTAAAACAATCTACCATTGAAACAGCTCGTGAAAACGAACGTGGTGTAGTCGACATCGAAACGTTACAAAAAACGCAAGATGACTTAATCGAAACGATTCAAGAAACACTACGTATTCAAGCAGAAGGTAAAGAAAAACGCCGCGCTGCAGAGTTAGAATTAGCCGTAATGGAAGAAGAATTGAAGCATAAATTACTCGAAGTAAGCAATAAATAA